The proteins below are encoded in one region of Telopea speciosissima isolate NSW1024214 ecotype Mountain lineage chromosome 10, Tspe_v1, whole genome shotgun sequence:
- the LOC122643756 gene encoding trihelix transcription factor GTL1-like: MFNGIPDQFYQFIDSRTTPLTLPFSLPLHISPSSFSPLDPPPSHPQHQQHQQQQQQLFFQSHHPLLHHHHLHRQSPTVQDDDDEEEEEEEEEEQEEEREEMGRTNMEVHVLNLKPTSQLADPWTEEEILALWRVRSSIESGFTDFLWEHISRKLAEVGFKRSAEKCKEKYDEVSKYFNNNNDNTGYSKNYKSFNELEALYEGAKNPNPTTSAKKVVMSDKGGSKLKFDSEENSGNETLVNPTVEKDCVIRNSRKKKRKRYQKFKLIKRFCEEIVNKIMVQQEELQNKLLQDMERKEEERMVREETWRRQEMARMDKEIELRAREQAIACDRETTIIEFLKNLGSCPSQFQAKKIPPNQVLNSPPLNPLQNPNPVEVASASSTPDLTSQNPESLPNQENPIPQNPNYTSSDKEDHGKRWPRNEVYSLINLRCNLHSSGEDKEGSKIPLWERISKGMLELGYKRSAKRCKEKWENINKYFRKTRDANKKRSLDSKTCPYFHQLSSLYNQGKLVLTSEGPENHSSSPENRSESPVAHFRSPENGLDDEGKKNLAQVPASDFEY; encoded by the exons ATGTTTAATGGAATTCCAGACCAGTTCTACCAGTTCATAGATTCAAGAACAACACCTCtcactcttcctttctctcttccccttcatatctccccttcttccttctcacCTCTTGATCCCCCTCCTTCCCATCCTCAAcatcaacaacatcaacaacaacaacaacaactcttcttccaatctcatcatcctcttctccaccatcaccacttGCACCGACAATCACCCACAGTccaagatgatgatgatgaagaagaagaagaagaagaagaagaagagcaagaggaagaaagagaagaaatgggtAGAACAAACATGGAGGTTCATGTCTTAAACTTGAAACCCACTTCTCAACTAGCAGATCCTTGGACTGAAGAAGAGATACTTGCACTATGGAGGGTCAGATCTAGCATCGAATCCGGCTTCACTGATTTCCTCTGGGAACATATTTCAAG GAAACTTGCAGAGGTTGGGTTCAAAAGGAGTGCTGAGAAATGCAAGGAGAAGTATGATGAGGTCAGTAAAtacttcaacaacaacaatgacAATACTGGTTATAGTAAGAATTACAAGTCCTTTAATGAACTTGAAGCTCTATATGAAGGGgcaaaaaatcctaaccctACTACATCAGCTAAAAAAGTGGTAATGAGTGATAAAGGAGGttcaaagttgaaatttgatTCTGAAGAGAACTCTGGAAATGAAACATTAGTAAACCCTACTGTGGAAAAAGACTGTGTGATCAGAAattcaagaaagaagaagaggaaaaggtaTCAGAAATTCAAATTGATCAAGAGATTCTGTGAGGAAATTGTGAACAAGATCATGGTCCAACAAGAGGAACTGCAAAACAAGCTTTTACAAGACatggaaaggaaagaagaagagagaatggttAGAGAAGAAACTTGGAGGAGACAAGAGATGGCTCGGATGGATAAGGAGATTGAGTTAAGAGCTCGTGAACAAGCCATTGCATGCGATAGAGAGACAACAATAATTGAATTCTTGAAGAATTTAGGGTCTTGTCCATCTCAATTCCAAGCAAAAAAGATTCCTCCAAATCAAGTACTCAATTCTCCTCCTTTAAACCCattacaaaaccctaatccagtAGAAGTAGCCAGTGCTTCATCTACTCCTGATCTAACCTCACAAAACCCTGAATCCCTTCCCAACCAAGAAAACCCaattccccaaaaccctaattacacATCTAGTGATAAAGAAGATCATGGCAAAAGATGGCCAAGAAATGAGGTTTACTCTTTAATAAACCTAAGATGCAATCTCCATAGTAGTGGTGAAGACAAAGAAGGATCAAAGATTCCTTTATGGGAGAGAATCTCAAAAGGTATGTTGGAATTGGGTTACAAGAGGAGTGCAAAGAGATGCAAAGAGAAATGGGAGAATATAAACAAGTATTTCAGGAAAACCAGAGATGCAAACAAGAAAAGGTCTCTTGATTCCAAAACATGTCCTTATTTCCATCAACTGAGCAGTTTGTACAATCAAGGTAAGCTTGTTTTAACCTCTGAAGGGCCTGAAAACCATTCGAGTTCGCCGGAAAACCGCTCGGAATCGCCGGTGGCACATTTCAGATCACCTGAGAATGGTTTAGATGATGAAGGTAAGAAGAACTTGGCTCAAGTACCCGCCTCAGACTttgaatattaa
- the LOC122643057 gene encoding sulfate transporter 3.1-like, whose translation MGNADYMYQTMNHVGCTHRVEIPPSQPFFKSFKGSLKETFFPDDPLRQFKNQPTARKFVLALQYFLPILEWAPRYTFQFFKADLIAGITIASLAIPQGISYAKLANLPPILGLYSSFVPPLVYAMMGSSRDLAVGTVAVASLLTASMLGREVNALEQPKLYLHLAFTATFFAGVFQAALGFLRLGFIVDFLSHSTIVGFMAGAATVVCLQQLKGILGLEHFTHGTDLVSVMRSIFTQIHQWRWESGVLGCVFLFFLILTKYFSKRRPKFFWISAMAPLTSVILGSLLVYLTHAEKHGIQVIGHLKKGLNPPSLTSLELGSEYLMLALKTGIITGVIALAEGIAVGRSFSMFKNYHIDGNKEMIAFGMMNIAGSFTSCYLTTGPFSRSAVNFNAGCKTAVSNIVMATAVMITLLFLTPLFHYTPIVVLASIIIAAMLGLIDYEAAIHLWKVDKFDFVVCMSAYIGVVFGSVEIGLIIAVAISMLRVLLFIARPRTLVLGNIPNSMIYRNINQYPVANSVPGVFILQIDAPIYFANSSYLRERISRWIDEEEDRLKASGENSLQYVILDMGPVGSIDTSGISMLEEVKKTMDRRGLKIVLANPGSEVMKKLDKSKFLENLGQEWIYLTVGEAVGACNFMLHTCKSGPVTLETAHVNNV comes from the exons ATGGGTAACGCGGATTATATGTACCAGACGATGAACCACGTCGGTTGCACACACCGTGTGGAAATCCCACCTTCACAACCCTTCTTCAAATCATTCAAAGGCTCCCTCAAAGAAACTTTCTTCCCTGACGACCCACTTCGCCAGTTCAAGAACCAACCAACAGCAAGAAAATTTGTCTTAGCTTTACAATACTTTTTACCCATTTTAGAATGGGCTCCTCGTTATACTTTCCAGTTCTTCAAAGCTGACCTTATTGCTGGAATCACAATTGCAAGCCTTGCAATCCCTCAAGGCATCAGTTATGCCAAACTAGCAAATCTCCCTCCCATCCTTGGCCTAT ATTCAAGCTTTGTTCCACCTTTGGTGTATGCAATGATGGGTAGTTCCAGAGATTTAGCTGTAGGAACTGTGGCTGTTGCTTCATTGTTAACGGCTTCGATGTTGGGAAGAGAAGTGAATGCTCTTGAGCAACCAAAGCTGTATCTTCACTTAGCTTTCACTGCTACATTCTTTGCTGGAGTTTTCCAAGCTGCTTTGGGATTCTTAAG ACTTGGGTTTATTGTGGATTTTCTGTCACATTCAACAATAGTGGGGTTCATGGCTGGAGCAGCTACAGTTGTTTGTCTGCAACAGTTGAAAGGAATTCTGGGTTTGGAACACTTCACTCATGGCACTGATCTTGTCTCTGTTATGCGTTCCATCTTCACCCAAATTCATCAG TGGAGATGGGAGAGTGGTGTATTGGGTtgtgtcttcctcttctttctcattCTAACCAAATACTTT AGTAAGAGACGACCAAAGTTCTTCTGGATATCAGCCATGGCACCGTTGACTTCTGTGATTCTTGGAAGTCTCCTTGTGTATCTCACCCATGCTGAGAAACACGGCATTCAAGTG ATTGGACACTTGAAGAAAGGCCTGAATCCTCCATCTTTGACTAGTTTGGAATTGGGGTCAGAGTATCTGATGCTTGCCCTTAAAACAGGAATCATCACTGGTGTCATCGCTCTTGCT GAAGGGATCGCTGTGGGGAGGAGTTTTTCCATGTTTAAGAACTATCATATCGACGGCAACAAAGAGATGATCGCCTTTGGAATGATGAACATCGCTGGCTCTTTCACTTCTTGCTACTTGACCACAG gtCCATTTTCGCGATCGGCGGTGAACTTCAATGCAGGATGCAAGACTGCAGTCTCAAACATTGTGATGGCAACTGCAGTGATGATAACATTGTTGTTCTTAACACCATTGTTTCACTACACTCCCATTGTCGTGCTCGCTTCCATAATCATCGCTGCGATGCTCGGTTTGATTGATTACGAAGCCGCTATCCATCTTTGGAAGGTCGACAAGTTCGACTTCGTTGTGTGTATGAGTGCGTATATCGGTGTGGTCTTCGGCAGTGTCGAGATCGGCTTAATCATAGCG GTTGCAATATCTATGCTTAGGGTGCTACTGTTCATAGCAAGGCCAAGAACCTTAGTCCTTGGCAACATCCCAAACTCCATGATATACCGAAACATCAATCAATACCCAGTTGCTAACAGTGTTCCAGGAGTTTTTATACTTCAAATCGACGCTCCTATCTACTTCGCTAACTCAAGCTACTTGAGAGAGAG GATCTCAAGATGGAtagatgaggaagaagacagGCTAAAAGCATCAGGAGAGAACAGTTTACAGTATGTCATACTAGACATGGGCC CCGTTGGTAGCATTGACACAAGTGGGATTAGTATGCttgaagaagttaagaagaccATGGACAGAAGGGGACTTAAG ATAGTGTTGGCTAACCCTGGAAGTGAAGTGATGAAGAAGCTAGACAAGTCCAAGTTTTTAGAGAACTTAGGTCAGGAGTGGATCTATTTAACAGTGGGAGAGGCTGTGGGAGCTTGTAACTTTATGCTTCATACCTGCAAGTCAGGCCCTGTGACACTCGAAACAGCCCATGTTAATAATGTCTGA